The nucleotide sequence AATAATGTTTTGGAATGTTGTACGCAACAGAAAATATTTAAACAGAAAATTTTACAGGCAGCATCCTATATTTTATGATGTAACTGGAAAAGAATCATTTTTTATTGCTGATTTTTTTTGCTTTGAAGAAAAACTAATAATTGAAGTGGATGGTGCAATACATAAATACCAATTAACTAAAGATGAAGAGAGAAAAACAATTCTTAACTTACTTGGGTTACAGGTAATCCGTTTTACTAATGATGAAATAGAAAATAACCTGAAGCAAGTTCTGGAAAAAGT is from Ignavibacteriales bacterium and encodes:
- a CDS encoding endonuclease domain-containing protein — translated: MSLNKEKELREIAKVVCRDLRKRSTEAEIMFWNVVRNRKYLNRKFYRQHPIFYDVTGKESFFIADFFCFEEKLIIEVDGAIHKYQLTKDEERKTILNLLGLQVIRFTNDEIENNLKQVLEKVKSSFNK